One window from the genome of Salvelinus namaycush isolate Seneca chromosome 19, SaNama_1.0, whole genome shotgun sequence encodes:
- the LOC120064148 gene encoding cobalamin trafficking protein CblD-like isoform X1 has product MQEGDILQVLQVDHRRERPNRMASVLCSRARLVTYLPGLHVLVRRIAGPNQRTFSGAGSSGSDEPRLAITPPDLGHRTVWPDENMGPFGPQDQRFQLPGNAGFDSHLEGTAEQKIKGPVHQTVPDVLSSSERYEFLLAHVVGEFQGKEATPPEQKVNRTEQYFENSNVECAIQPCPELLKKEFASMFPEAPNNIMTVVTVTQKTQNDMTAWCEAVDKERELMLDEFVAGAKDICYALRTEGFWADFIDPSSGMAFFGSYTNNTLFETDERYCNLGFSIEDLGCCKVIRHTLWGTHVFVGTVFTNAPPDSHIMKKLQGNLT; this is encoded by the exons ATGCAAGAAGGGGATATTCTTCAAG TTTTACAAGTGGACCACAGAAGAGAGAGGCCCAACAGGATGGCCAGT GTGCTCTGTAGTAGAGCCAGGCTGGTGACATACCTGCCAGGGCTTCACGTACTTGTCCGGCGGATCGCTGGACCCAACCAGAGAACATTCTCTGGTGCTGGATCCTCTGGCTCTGATGAGCCTCGATTAGCCATCACACCCCCTGACCTTG GTCACAGGACAGTGTGGCCTGATGAGAACATGGGTCCGTTCGGGCCTCAAGACCAGCGCTTCCAGCTGCCAGGTAACGCAGGCTTCGACAGCCACCTGGAGGGCACAGCAGAACAGAAGATTAAAGGACCAGTCCACCAGACAGTCCCCGATGTGCTGTCCAGCAGCGAGAGGTATGAGTTCCTCCTGGCTCATGTTGTCGGAGAGTTCCAA GGGAAAGAGGCCACTCCCCCAGAACAAAAGgtcaacagaacagaacagtacttTGAGAACTCCAATGTGGAGTGTGCCATACAGCCCTGCCCTGAGCTGCTGAAGAAAG AGTTTGCGTCAATGTTCCCTGAGGCCCCTAACAACATCATGACGGTTGTCACAGTGACCCAGAAGACGCAGAATGACATGACAGCGTGGTGTGAGGCAGTGGACAAAGAGAGGGAGTTGATGCTAGATGAA TTTGTTGCTGGTGCCAAAGACATCTGTTATGCCCTGAGGACAGAAGGCTTCTGGGCTGACTTCATCGACCCATCGTCAGGCATGGCG TTCTTTGGGTCGTACACCAACAACACACTGTTTGAGACCGACGAGCGGTACTGTAACCTGGGCTTCAGCATCGAGGACCTGGGCTGCTGCAAAGTCATCCGCCACACCTTGTGGGGAACACATGTTTTTGTGGGGACAGTTTTCACCAACGCACCTCCCGATAGCCATATCATGAAGAAGCTGCAAGGGAACTTAACCTGA
- the LOC120064148 gene encoding cobalamin trafficking protein CblD-like isoform X2, which produces MASVLCSRARLVTYLPGLHVLVRRIAGPNQRTFSGAGSSGSDEPRLAITPPDLGHRTVWPDENMGPFGPQDQRFQLPGNAGFDSHLEGTAEQKIKGPVHQTVPDVLSSSERYEFLLAHVVGEFQGKEATPPEQKVNRTEQYFENSNVECAIQPCPELLKKEFASMFPEAPNNIMTVVTVTQKTQNDMTAWCEAVDKERELMLDEFVAGAKDICYALRTEGFWADFIDPSSGMAFFGSYTNNTLFETDERYCNLGFSIEDLGCCKVIRHTLWGTHVFVGTVFTNAPPDSHIMKKLQGNLT; this is translated from the exons ATGGCCAGT GTGCTCTGTAGTAGAGCCAGGCTGGTGACATACCTGCCAGGGCTTCACGTACTTGTCCGGCGGATCGCTGGACCCAACCAGAGAACATTCTCTGGTGCTGGATCCTCTGGCTCTGATGAGCCTCGATTAGCCATCACACCCCCTGACCTTG GTCACAGGACAGTGTGGCCTGATGAGAACATGGGTCCGTTCGGGCCTCAAGACCAGCGCTTCCAGCTGCCAGGTAACGCAGGCTTCGACAGCCACCTGGAGGGCACAGCAGAACAGAAGATTAAAGGACCAGTCCACCAGACAGTCCCCGATGTGCTGTCCAGCAGCGAGAGGTATGAGTTCCTCCTGGCTCATGTTGTCGGAGAGTTCCAA GGGAAAGAGGCCACTCCCCCAGAACAAAAGgtcaacagaacagaacagtacttTGAGAACTCCAATGTGGAGTGTGCCATACAGCCCTGCCCTGAGCTGCTGAAGAAAG AGTTTGCGTCAATGTTCCCTGAGGCCCCTAACAACATCATGACGGTTGTCACAGTGACCCAGAAGACGCAGAATGACATGACAGCGTGGTGTGAGGCAGTGGACAAAGAGAGGGAGTTGATGCTAGATGAA TTTGTTGCTGGTGCCAAAGACATCTGTTATGCCCTGAGGACAGAAGGCTTCTGGGCTGACTTCATCGACCCATCGTCAGGCATGGCG TTCTTTGGGTCGTACACCAACAACACACTGTTTGAGACCGACGAGCGGTACTGTAACCTGGGCTTCAGCATCGAGGACCTGGGCTGCTGCAAAGTCATCCGCCACACCTTGTGGGGAACACATGTTTTTGTGGGGACAGTTTTCACCAACGCACCTCCCGATAGCCATATCATGAAGAAGCTGCAAGGGAACTTAACCTGA